The following proteins are encoded in a genomic region of Thermococcus pacificus:
- a CDS encoding DUF2178 domain-containing protein, whose translation MERWKLIGYVIPATTASLLAVALWMGNAPLAFGVLAGAIGVMLLYSEWLRGRGEVLSDERTLRIEEMASKRTLQVLILVIAFLVVGLSIFSERDPGLRSAYYLSLGLMVLISALKVSLKRHYSRVM comes from the coding sequence GTGGAAAGGTGGAAACTCATTGGATACGTGATTCCGGCCACGACTGCCTCACTGCTGGCCGTGGCCCTCTGGATGGGGAATGCACCACTTGCCTTCGGAGTTCTGGCCGGGGCGATAGGTGTAATGCTCCTTTATTCGGAGTGGCTCAGGGGACGTGGGGAGGTTCTGAGTGATGAGAGGACTCTCCGTATAGAGGAAATGGCCTCAAAGAGGACGCTGCAGGTCTTGATACTCGTCATAGCTTTCCTCGTGGTTGGGCTCTCCATATTTTCCGAGAGGGATCCGGGGTTAAGGAGTGCCTATTATCTCTCCCTTGGCTTGATGGTTTTAATCTCAGCCCTGAAGGTTTCATTAAAACGCCACTATTCGAGGGTGATGTGA
- a CDS encoding DUF2178 domain-containing protein, translating to MKAKYWFGWGIMFVALIGLFIFASNAGSVLLGVSSLLLGAIVATAYQRYLESIGEMITDERLRLIEEKSYALTMRVLGFTIALTFVSTSIISQSNPFWKSASIVSGLFMFVYALLPIFAKAHYERVI from the coding sequence ATGAAAGCAAAGTACTGGTTCGGGTGGGGGATAATGTTCGTGGCCCTTATAGGCCTCTTCATTTTCGCTTCAAACGCCGGGAGTGTGCTCCTTGGCGTCTCCAGCCTGCTCCTTGGTGCTATAGTCGCGACGGCATACCAGAGATATCTCGAGAGTATTGGGGAGATGATCACTGACGAGAGGCTTCGACTGATAGAGGAGAAGAGCTACGCACTGACGATGCGCGTCCTTGGCTTCACGATAGCGCTCACCTTCGTCTCGACGAGCATAATCTCCCAGAGCAATCCCTTCTGGAAAAGCGCCTCCATCGTGAGTGGCCTGTTTATGTTTGTCTATGCACTGCTTCCAATCTTTGCAAAGGCTCACTACGAGAGGGTGATTTAG
- a CDS encoding DUF2178 domain-containing protein, giving the protein MGSGLLFLFIAAVTGIYWFMFWRFMKETGQMKDERGRRINQIASEKILIIVQMMLLVGLLASEKFETLDASKILALIYVVAIFGHASLRYYYSRVM; this is encoded by the coding sequence ATGGGGAGTGGACTTCTTTTCCTGTTTATAGCAGCTGTTACAGGAATCTACTGGTTTATGTTTTGGCGCTTTATGAAGGAAACAGGCCAAATGAAGGATGAGCGTGGAAGGAGAATAAACCAAATTGCCTCCGAGAAGATTCTCATAATCGTCCAGATGATGCTGCTTGTGGGCCTCCTTGCCTCAGAGAAATTCGAAACTCTTGACGCATCCAAAATTCTTGCACTAATTTATGTAGTCGCAATTTTTGGTCATGCCTCCTTGAGGTATTACTACTCCCGGGTGATGTGA
- a CDS encoding helix-turn-helix transcriptional regulator, whose translation MKNRLRELREERGLTQEELAKALGVTRQTIIAIEKGRYDPSLRLAFKMARFFNVRIEDIFIYEGENDECR comes from the coding sequence ATGAAGAACCGTCTCCGCGAGCTGAGAGAAGAGAGGGGCCTCACTCAGGAGGAGCTTGCAAAAGCACTGGGTGTTACAAGGCAGACGATAATAGCGATAGAGAAGGGGCGCTATGACCCTTCCCTCAGGCTGGCCTTTAAGATGGCAAGGTTTTTCAATGTTAGAATAGAAGACATATTCATCTATGAAGGTGAGAACGATGAATGCCGATGA
- a CDS encoding ABC transporter ATP-binding protein gives MPMVEVQNLEKDYGKVKALKGISFSINEGEIFGLIGPNGAGKSTTLKILATLLRPTGGKAEVSGYDVVEDAEEVRKLISYLPEEAGAYKNLTGLEYLSFMARLYAKDEEKAEDMLKLGIELSGLGERLRDKVATYSKGMTRKLLLARALMVRPKLAILDEPASGLDIVNAYEIRKTIKHFSREEGVTFLVSSHNMLEVEFLCDRVALINEGLIVESGTPRELKEKYDAENLEEVFMRVVGFEKRGGAL, from the coding sequence ATGCCGATGGTTGAAGTCCAGAACCTTGAGAAAGACTACGGAAAGGTGAAGGCCCTCAAGGGGATAAGTTTCTCCATCAACGAGGGCGAAATCTTCGGGTTAATTGGGCCGAACGGGGCCGGAAAGAGCACGACGCTGAAGATTCTCGCAACACTACTAAGGCCCACAGGAGGAAAGGCGGAGGTCTCCGGATACGATGTCGTGGAAGATGCCGAGGAGGTCAGGAAGCTGATAAGCTACCTGCCGGAAGAGGCTGGGGCGTACAAAAACCTCACAGGGCTTGAGTATCTGAGCTTCATGGCCAGGCTCTACGCCAAGGACGAGGAGAAGGCGGAGGATATGCTAAAACTCGGGATCGAACTGAGCGGGCTCGGGGAGAGGCTGAGGGACAAGGTCGCAACCTACTCGAAGGGAATGACGAGAAAGCTTCTCCTCGCGAGGGCGCTCATGGTGAGGCCGAAGCTGGCCATTCTGGATGAGCCGGCAAGCGGCCTTGACATAGTCAACGCCTACGAGATAAGAAAAACTATAAAGCACTTTTCCAGGGAGGAGGGCGTCACGTTTCTTGTTTCGAGCCACAACATGCTTGAGGTCGAGTTCCTCTGCGATCGCGTTGCCCTCATCAACGAAGGCCTCATCGTTGAGAGCGGGACTCCGAGGGAGCTCAAGGAGAAGTACGACGCCGAAAACCTGGAGGAAGTCTTCATGAGGGTGGTGGGTTTTGAAAAGAGGGGTGGTGCCCTATGA
- a CDS encoding ABC transporter permease has product MSDFWVLARKEIMNLIRDKKLLFGLVIVPLIIYPAMGKMIQTGLQQAQEETQVAVINLDEGNYGEVLIKALEVTPNVSVTVLEAGSIEEALEKASEEGQNVLVVIPRNFSQSIEGNTIATLQIYGIFRSVGTGIRESVSESRINAVVGVLSEQIARIKIEALGVKNPEAVLHPISVTSMSVIKGRIVPVSPSLVSGVLASQAYSLPLIIFLMVTITAQMAAGAVAAEKENKTLETLLTLPVKRTTIVASKISGTAVMGLIAALAYMVGLRSYMGTFMVETGVTLQDLGLQTTPTGMVLFAVVVFLTIVFALSLAMLLAVFAEDVQSANTVVSSVILPLAFPAFILMFTDISELPTFARYALMAVPFTHPILSYRYVLGGDYTSLGHSIAYLAVIAAVTLYLTARVFSGERILTAKISWGKKRG; this is encoded by the coding sequence ATGAGTGACTTCTGGGTTCTCGCGAGGAAGGAAATAATGAACCTGATAAGGGACAAGAAGCTTCTCTTTGGGCTTGTGATCGTTCCCCTGATAATCTACCCTGCAATGGGCAAGATGATTCAGACCGGCCTCCAGCAGGCCCAGGAAGAGACGCAGGTGGCCGTTATTAACCTCGATGAGGGCAATTATGGGGAAGTTCTCATAAAGGCATTGGAAGTGACTCCAAACGTGTCCGTTACGGTTTTGGAGGCCGGGTCTATTGAAGAGGCGCTTGAAAAGGCCTCGGAAGAAGGGCAGAACGTCCTGGTGGTTATACCGCGCAACTTCAGCCAGAGCATAGAGGGCAACACCATTGCCACCCTCCAGATCTACGGCATCTTCCGGTCAGTAGGGACTGGGATAAGGGAGAGCGTGAGCGAAAGCAGGATAAACGCCGTGGTCGGAGTGCTCTCGGAGCAGATAGCCAGAATAAAGATAGAGGCCCTGGGTGTCAAGAATCCTGAGGCGGTGCTTCACCCGATATCGGTCACCAGCATGTCCGTGATAAAGGGAAGGATAGTCCCTGTGTCCCCTTCGCTCGTTTCCGGGGTCCTGGCTTCCCAGGCATACAGCCTGCCCCTGATAATTTTCCTGATGGTCACGATAACGGCCCAGATGGCTGCAGGAGCTGTTGCGGCCGAAAAGGAAAACAAAACCCTTGAGACGCTCCTCACGCTCCCGGTAAAAAGAACGACCATAGTGGCTTCAAAGATAAGCGGGACTGCTGTGATGGGCCTGATAGCAGCCTTGGCCTACATGGTCGGCCTCAGGAGTTACATGGGGACCTTCATGGTGGAAACGGGGGTCACTCTCCAGGACCTGGGCCTTCAGACGACCCCGACCGGGATGGTGCTATTTGCGGTCGTGGTGTTCCTCACCATAGTCTTCGCCCTTTCCCTTGCGATGCTCCTGGCGGTCTTTGCAGAGGACGTGCAGAGTGCGAATACGGTCGTCAGCTCGGTAATACTGCCCCTCGCCTTCCCAGCTTTCATACTGATGTTCACGGACATATCCGAGCTCCCGACGTTCGCCCGCTACGCCCTGATGGCCGTTCCATTCACCCACCCCATACTGAGCTACCGCTACGTGCTCGGGGGAGACTACACCTCCCTCGGCCATAGCATCGCGTACCTGGCCGTCATAGCGGCAGTGACACTCTACCTGACCGCCCGCGTCTTCTCAGGGGAGAGGATATTAACCGCCAAAATAAGCTGGGGGAAGAAGAGGGGCTAG
- a CDS encoding RNA-binding domain-containing protein codes for MELFEEVEVEAYVYPTEDIEKVKKAMLNLIPDLEFEAFDEGDYIILTGKTRSRKALSRLYELFRGQAILDTARSFLEEGYFGEEIIIKVNKQAAYAGVVNFNEESPLGPITIIIRTKNPKKLMKWLAPRTKDGVPIE; via the coding sequence ATGGAGCTCTTCGAGGAAGTTGAAGTTGAGGCTTACGTTTACCCGACCGAGGACATCGAGAAGGTAAAGAAGGCCATGCTGAACCTGATTCCAGATTTGGAGTTCGAGGCCTTTGATGAGGGGGACTACATAATCCTAACCGGGAAGACGAGGAGCAGGAAGGCCTTAAGCAGGCTCTACGAGCTTTTCAGAGGGCAGGCCATACTCGACACGGCGAGGAGCTTCCTTGAGGAAGGCTACTTCGGAGAGGAGATAATAATCAAGGTTAACAAGCAGGCCGCCTACGCTGGCGTCGTGAACTTCAACGAGGAGAGCCCACTCGGGCCCATAACCATCATCATCAGAACAAAAAACCCAAAGAAGCTCATGAAGTGGCTCGCCCCGAGGACGAAGGACGGGGTTCCGATAGAATAA
- a CDS encoding ZIP family metal transporter — protein MLENFITNLAEWILNLSNGSTMWVAFYAGLFVAMMTSLGALVAIFAKSLPEDGVDFSLSFAAGVMIVASFTSLILPAIEDTGSFSPAGIGIALGVLLIYAIDRLLPHEHLVRGYEGPKSMTERLRKVWLLVIAVIIHNLPEGLAVGTSLVYNLEVGLVTTIAIGIQDFPEGTVVSLPLAAIQKKRLQPILMGVLSGVAEMVMVLVGAYFFTLFSWLLPYGLGMAGGAMLYVTVKEMIPEIYRGEKNETLVTLGFFAGFYVMLFLDSMLG, from the coding sequence GTGTTAGAGAACTTCATCACGAACCTCGCTGAGTGGATACTCAACCTCTCAAACGGCAGTACCATGTGGGTAGCCTTCTACGCCGGTCTATTCGTTGCCATGATGACCTCTCTCGGCGCTCTGGTTGCCATCTTCGCCAAAAGCCTCCCGGAGGATGGCGTTGACTTTTCGCTGAGCTTCGCCGCGGGGGTTATGATAGTCGCCTCTTTCACCTCGCTCATCCTCCCCGCGATAGAGGATACTGGTTCTTTCTCTCCGGCTGGAATAGGGATAGCCCTCGGTGTTCTCCTTATCTATGCAATAGATCGCCTTTTGCCCCACGAGCACCTCGTCAGGGGCTACGAGGGGCCGAAGTCGATGACGGAGCGCCTCAGAAAGGTCTGGCTTTTGGTGATAGCGGTCATAATTCACAACCTCCCGGAGGGGCTAGCCGTTGGCACGTCTCTCGTCTACAACCTGGAGGTCGGCCTCGTCACGACGATAGCGATTGGCATACAGGACTTTCCAGAGGGAACGGTAGTTTCCCTACCGCTGGCGGCCATTCAGAAGAAGCGCCTCCAGCCGATTTTGATGGGCGTTCTCAGTGGTGTCGCTGAGATGGTGATGGTTCTCGTTGGAGCCTACTTCTTCACGCTCTTCAGCTGGCTCCTGCCGTACGGCCTCGGGATGGCAGGAGGGGCAATGCTCTACGTCACCGTCAAGGAGATGATACCTGAGATATACAGGGGAGAAAAGAACGAGACCCTCGTAACACTCGGCTTCTTCGCCGGCTTCTACGTCATGCTCTTCCTGGATTCGATGTTAGGATGA
- a CDS encoding dephospho-CoA kinase: MIIIVTGMPGSGKSKIVKEFERRGFPSVSMGDIVREETVKRGLELTKENVAKVSIRLRQELGQNAVAKLAVEKVRALLKNSGVAVIDGVRSLDEVGTFRGAFPDERIVIVAVHTPPKQRFERLRARGRHDDPKTWEDFEERDWKELRFGIGGVIAMADYMIINDGSREEYEKKVGEIVELILTSNPGRA; this comes from the coding sequence ATGATCATCATCGTGACTGGAATGCCCGGTTCTGGAAAGAGCAAAATCGTAAAGGAGTTCGAAAGAAGGGGCTTTCCCAGCGTTTCTATGGGCGATATCGTAAGGGAGGAGACCGTAAAGAGGGGTCTCGAGCTGACCAAAGAGAACGTGGCCAAGGTAAGCATTCGCCTGAGACAGGAGCTCGGCCAAAACGCCGTTGCAAAGCTGGCTGTGGAGAAAGTCAGAGCCTTACTAAAAAACAGTGGTGTGGCGGTCATAGACGGCGTCCGATCGCTCGACGAGGTGGGGACTTTCAGAGGGGCCTTTCCTGATGAGCGAATAGTGATTGTAGCGGTTCACACCCCACCAAAACAGCGCTTCGAGAGGCTGAGAGCCAGGGGAAGACATGACGATCCAAAAACCTGGGAAGACTTCGAGGAAAGGGACTGGAAAGAGCTGCGCTTCGGAATTGGTGGTGTTATAGCGATGGCAGACTACATGATCATCAACGACGGCTCACGGGAAGAGTACGAGAAAAAAGTGGGAGAAATCGTCGAACTCATCCTAACATCGAATCCAGGAAGAGCATGA
- a CDS encoding ATP-dependent DNA helicase: protein MKVDELPVDERIKKIIRERGIEELYPPQAEALKSGVLEGKNLVLAIPTASGKTLVSEIVMINKLLREGGKAVYLVPLKALAEEKYREFKEWESLGVRVAATTGDYDSTDEWLGRYDIIVATAEKFDSLLRHSPGWIKDVKLIVADEVHLIGSYDRGATLEMILSHMLGRAQILALSATVGNAEELAEWLDAALVMSDWRPVELRKGVFHLGQLFWEDGKIDRYPENWESLAIDAVKKGKQALVFVNTRRSAEKEAVSLSSKVSRLLTKPETRQLEELTSQIEDNPTTEKLKRALRGGVAFHHAGLSRAERTLIEDAFRDGLIKVITATPTLAVGVNTPAFRVIIRDTKRYAGFGWTDIPVLEIQQMMGRAGRPKYDRYGEAIIVARTDDPKNLMERYVHGKPEKLFSMLANEQAFRSQILALITNFGILNFRELVSFLERTFYAHQRGDIASLEYKAKNVVYFLIENEFIDMDVEDRFMALPFGRRTSQLYIDPVTAKKFRDAFPMLEKNPNPFGIFQLIASTPDMATLTARKRELEDYLDLAYEFEEKLYTNIPYYEDSRFQGFLSQVKTAKVLLDWINEVPETRIYETYNIDPGDLYRILELADWLMYALIELYRLFEPKEDVLNYLRDLHLRLRHGVREELLELVRLPNIGRKRARALYNAGFRTPEDIMRAKVKDLLEVEGIGIKVVEGLFKHFGVEMPGKVKDAGKKAERKKKGTLDAFLK from the coding sequence ATGAAGGTCGATGAACTTCCTGTCGACGAGCGCATAAAGAAAATCATCCGCGAGAGGGGCATAGAGGAGCTCTATCCTCCTCAGGCAGAAGCGTTGAAGAGCGGCGTTTTAGAGGGCAAAAACCTCGTTCTGGCCATCCCCACGGCGAGCGGGAAGACCCTGGTGAGCGAGATAGTCATGATAAACAAGCTCCTCCGCGAGGGGGGCAAAGCCGTCTACCTCGTCCCGCTCAAGGCCCTTGCCGAGGAGAAGTACCGCGAGTTCAAAGAGTGGGAGAGCCTGGGAGTAAGGGTCGCAGCAACGACAGGTGACTATGACTCAACAGACGAGTGGCTTGGAAGGTACGACATCATAGTGGCGACGGCAGAGAAGTTCGACTCCCTTCTGAGGCACTCTCCAGGATGGATTAAGGACGTCAAGCTCATTGTTGCGGATGAGGTTCACCTCATAGGCTCCTACGACAGAGGGGCAACTCTGGAGATGATACTCAGCCACATGCTCGGAAGGGCGCAGATTCTCGCTTTGAGCGCGACGGTAGGAAACGCGGAGGAGCTGGCGGAGTGGCTCGATGCAGCTTTAGTCATGAGCGACTGGCGCCCGGTCGAGCTGAGGAAGGGGGTTTTTCACCTCGGCCAGCTCTTCTGGGAGGACGGTAAAATCGACCGCTACCCTGAGAACTGGGAAAGCTTAGCAATCGACGCCGTGAAGAAGGGCAAACAGGCGCTCGTCTTTGTAAACACGAGGCGTTCCGCGGAAAAGGAGGCCGTTTCGCTCTCATCGAAGGTTTCCAGACTGCTCACCAAGCCGGAGACGAGGCAGCTGGAGGAGCTGACCTCCCAGATAGAGGACAACCCGACAACGGAAAAGCTGAAGAGGGCATTGAGGGGCGGCGTCGCCTTCCACCACGCGGGATTGAGCAGGGCCGAGAGAACGCTGATAGAGGATGCGTTCAGAGATGGTTTGATCAAGGTGATAACGGCGACGCCGACGTTGGCGGTTGGAGTCAATACCCCCGCCTTCCGCGTCATAATCCGCGACACCAAGCGCTACGCCGGCTTCGGCTGGACCGACATTCCAGTCCTCGAAATTCAGCAGATGATGGGAAGGGCAGGAAGGCCAAAGTACGACAGGTATGGCGAAGCGATAATAGTGGCCAGAACCGACGACCCCAAGAATCTTATGGAGCGCTACGTCCACGGGAAGCCTGAGAAGCTTTTCTCGATGCTCGCCAACGAGCAGGCCTTCAGAAGTCAGATTCTCGCTTTAATAACCAACTTCGGCATCTTGAACTTCCGCGAGCTCGTTTCCTTCCTTGAAAGGACGTTCTACGCCCACCAGAGGGGGGACATTGCTTCGCTGGAGTACAAGGCCAAGAACGTCGTCTACTTCCTCATCGAGAACGAGTTCATCGACATGGACGTGGAAGACCGCTTCATGGCCCTGCCCTTCGGCAGGAGAACGTCCCAGCTCTACATCGACCCGGTAACGGCAAAGAAGTTCAGAGACGCTTTTCCAATGTTAGAGAAGAACCCAAATCCCTTTGGAATCTTCCAGCTGATAGCATCGACTCCAGATATGGCGACGCTCACTGCAAGAAAGCGCGAGCTGGAGGATTACCTTGATTTAGCCTACGAGTTCGAGGAGAAGCTCTACACAAACATCCCCTACTACGAGGACTCGCGCTTCCAGGGCTTCCTGAGCCAGGTGAAGACCGCTAAAGTCCTCCTCGACTGGATAAACGAGGTTCCTGAGACAAGGATATACGAGACCTACAACATAGACCCCGGCGACCTCTACAGGATTTTAGAGTTGGCGGACTGGCTTATGTACGCGCTCATCGAGCTCTACCGCCTTTTCGAGCCGAAGGAAGACGTCCTGAACTATCTGAGGGATCTGCACCTACGCCTGAGGCACGGAGTCAGGGAAGAGCTCCTCGAGCTCGTCAGACTGCCCAACATCGGAAGAAAGAGGGCGAGAGCACTTTACAACGCCGGCTTCAGAACCCCGGAGGACATAATGCGCGCGAAGGTCAAGGACCTGCTTGAGGTGGAGGGCATAGGTATTAAGGTCGTGGAAGGCTTGTTCAAGCACTTTGGCGTCGAGATGCCCGGAAAGGTCAAGGACGCTGGAAAGAAGGCTGAGCGCAAAAAGAAGGGAACACTGGACGCGTTCCTTAAGTAG
- a CDS encoding ABC transporter ATP-binding protein has translation MSEPILEVKNLKKYFPIRGLIRTEGYVKAVDDISFTINRGETFGLVGESGCGKTTTGRTILRLIEPTAGQIIFQGKDVTQLKGEEMKWFRRKAQIMFQDPYSSLNPRQTVFEIIMEPVRFHKIPVDDPEEFVIKLLESVGLNEMHLYRYPHEFSGGQRQRIALARLLALKPEFIVLDEPTSALDVSVQANILNTLKDLQKEFGFTYLFISHDLGVVKYMSHRMGVMYLGKLVEVGPAEEIFENPLHPYTKFLLSAIPVPDPELAKELKAKRMKVEGEPPSPINPPQGCRFHPRCPFAKAGLCDRKEPPLIEVENGHYVACWLYGKE, from the coding sequence ATGAGCGAGCCGATACTCGAGGTTAAGAACCTCAAAAAGTACTTCCCCATCAGGGGTTTAATAAGGACGGAGGGCTACGTCAAGGCCGTTGACGACATAAGCTTCACGATAAACCGTGGGGAGACCTTCGGCCTCGTGGGTGAGAGCGGCTGCGGAAAGACGACGACAGGAAGGACGATACTCCGTCTAATAGAGCCAACCGCAGGCCAGATCATCTTTCAGGGCAAGGACGTCACGCAGCTCAAAGGGGAAGAGATGAAGTGGTTCCGCAGGAAGGCCCAGATAATGTTCCAGGACCCCTACTCCTCCCTTAACCCACGCCAGACCGTCTTTGAGATAATCATGGAGCCCGTCCGCTTCCACAAGATACCCGTGGACGACCCAGAGGAGTTCGTGATAAAGCTCCTCGAGAGCGTTGGCCTCAATGAGATGCACCTCTACCGTTATCCGCATGAGTTCTCCGGCGGCCAGAGACAGCGCATAGCCCTCGCGAGGCTCCTCGCTCTCAAGCCAGAGTTCATTGTCCTCGACGAGCCCACCTCGGCGCTCGACGTTTCGGTGCAGGCCAACATCCTCAACACCCTCAAGGATCTCCAGAAGGAGTTCGGGTTCACCTACCTCTTCATCAGCCACGACCTCGGAGTCGTCAAGTACATGAGCCACAGGATGGGCGTGATGTACCTTGGAAAACTCGTCGAGGTCGGCCCGGCGGAGGAGATATTCGAGAACCCGCTCCACCCGTACACCAAGTTCCTCCTGTCGGCGATACCTGTTCCGGACCCGGAGCTCGCCAAGGAGCTCAAAGCCAAGCGCATGAAAGTGGAAGGGGAGCCGCCGAGCCCGATAAACCCGCCCCAGGGATGCCGCTTCCACCCGAGGTGTCCCTTCGCCAAGGCGGGTCTCTGCGACAGGAAGGAGCCGCCCCTCATTGAGGTCGAAAACGGCCACTACGTTGCCTGCTGGCTCTACGGAAAGGAGTGA
- a CDS encoding ABC transporter ATP-binding protein, whose amino-acid sequence MPEPILEVRDLTVHFYTYAGIVKAIERVSFDVYRGETFALVGETGCGKSVTSRALTQLIESPGRIVEGSVIYHRDDGSTVDLLKLDPEEIRKIRGKEIAYIFQDPHASLDPLYTVGYQIAEAMVVHETVKDWKEGFRKAVDILRRVLIPDPENRVKNYPHEMSGGMKQRVVIGIGVSNNPKILIADEPTTALDVTVQAQILDLINKLKREYNTTVILITHNMGVVAEMADRVAVMYAGKIVEIGSVEQIFENPLHPYTQGLLRAVPNPLGKIDRLETIPGTVPNLIEPPSGCRFHPRCPRVMGACKEKVPELKEIEPGHFVACHLY is encoded by the coding sequence ATGCCTGAGCCGATCCTTGAGGTTAGGGACCTTACCGTCCACTTTTACACCTACGCCGGTATAGTCAAGGCCATTGAGAGGGTCTCATTCGATGTCTACCGCGGTGAAACCTTTGCCCTCGTCGGAGAGACCGGCTGCGGTAAGAGCGTTACCTCCAGGGCGCTCACTCAGCTCATAGAGAGCCCGGGAAGGATCGTTGAGGGAAGCGTAATCTACCACCGTGATGACGGCTCCACCGTCGACCTGCTCAAGCTTGACCCTGAGGAGATAAGGAAGATTCGCGGCAAAGAAATCGCCTACATCTTCCAGGACCCGCACGCGTCCCTCGACCCGCTCTACACCGTTGGCTACCAGATAGCCGAGGCCATGGTCGTTCATGAGACCGTTAAGGACTGGAAAGAGGGCTTTAGGAAGGCTGTAGATATACTCAGGCGCGTCCTCATCCCGGATCCGGAGAACAGGGTGAAGAACTACCCGCATGAGATGAGCGGGGGAATGAAGCAGCGTGTTGTCATTGGAATAGGCGTTTCAAACAACCCGAAGATACTCATAGCCGACGAGCCAACAACGGCCCTCGACGTCACCGTTCAGGCTCAGATACTCGATCTCATAAACAAGCTCAAGAGGGAATACAACACCACTGTGATCCTCATCACACACAACATGGGTGTCGTCGCTGAGATGGCCGACCGCGTTGCCGTCATGTACGCGGGTAAAATCGTTGAGATCGGCTCCGTCGAGCAGATATTCGAGAACCCGCTCCACCCGTACACCCAGGGACTCCTCAGGGCGGTTCCAAATCCGCTCGGAAAAATAGACAGGCTCGAGACAATTCCTGGAACCGTTCCGAACCTCATCGAGCCCCCCAGCGGCTGCCGCTTCCACCCGAGGTGCCCGAGGGTTATGGGCGCCTGCAAGGAGAAGGTTCCCGAGCTGAAGGAGATAGAACCCGGCCACTTCGTGGCCTGCCACCTGTACTGA
- a CDS encoding ABC transporter permease, producing MGREEYKTNVLDRLSDALVEALGSFFSLFRKDWKKKNRSKMEEWKLMLYALNRSPPGLIGLLLVLMFVFLGLFGPSLATWSYRFFPTNYNFDTYLAPPGSTYTLNVTEIQGDNVIQYITTIHYPLGADHYGRDLLSLILYGARVSFVISIIVIALGVPLGIILGLVAGYYGGKVDELVMRITDVFLAFPALILAIAFSAVLPQRLQNFISAHESIQRFVLWLFALEQQDAGNLGKLLAVILAMIIVWWPAYARITRGSTLTERESLYVEAARAIGLSSRTIMFRHILPNIIGPILVYITLDFGGVILMEAGLSFLGLGATPPIADWGRIVYDGSQYFPEKWWLVTFSGFMIMLVALGWNLLGDTMRDILDPKTRRSIEFKVKKAKKEGESNA from the coding sequence AGGCTTTCTGATGCGCTGGTTGAGGCACTCGGATCATTCTTCAGCCTATTCAGGAAGGACTGGAAAAAGAAGAACCGCTCAAAGATGGAAGAATGGAAGCTCATGCTCTACGCACTGAACCGCTCTCCGCCCGGCCTTATAGGCCTCCTCCTCGTCCTGATGTTCGTATTCCTCGGCCTCTTCGGCCCGAGTCTCGCCACGTGGAGCTACAGGTTCTTCCCGACCAACTACAACTTTGACACATACCTCGCCCCACCTGGATCGACCTACACCCTGAACGTTACTGAGATCCAGGGCGACAACGTCATCCAGTACATAACTACCATCCACTACCCCCTCGGTGCGGACCACTACGGAAGGGACCTCCTCAGCCTCATCCTCTACGGCGCCAGGGTCTCTTTCGTGATCTCGATAATAGTCATCGCCCTTGGAGTGCCCCTTGGAATCATCCTTGGTCTCGTAGCGGGCTACTATGGCGGAAAGGTTGACGAGCTTGTCATGCGCATAACCGACGTCTTCCTGGCTTTTCCAGCGCTTATCCTGGCCATAGCTTTCTCCGCCGTCCTTCCGCAGAGGCTTCAGAACTTCATCTCGGCTCACGAGTCGATACAGAGGTTCGTGCTGTGGCTCTTTGCCCTTGAACAGCAGGACGCGGGGAACCTCGGAAAACTGCTCGCTGTCATACTGGCAATGATCATCGTCTGGTGGCCGGCCTACGCGAGGATCACCAGGGGTTCGACGCTGACTGAGAGGGAGAGCCTGTACGTCGAGGCGGCAAGGGCAATAGGCCTCAGCTCAAGGACGATAATGTTCAGACACATCCTGCCCAACATCATAGGGCCGATACTGGTTTACATAACCCTTGACTTCGGCGGTGTTATCCTCATGGAGGCCGGCCTGAGCTTCCTCGGCCTCGGTGCAACGCCGCCGATAGCGGACTGGGGTAGGATAGTCTACGACGGCTCCCAGTACTTCCCGGAGAAGTGGTGGCTGGTCACGTTCTCGGGCTTCATGATTATGCTTGTGGCCCTCGGCTGGAACCTCCTCGGAGACACCATGAGAGACATCCTCGACCCGAAGACGAGGAGGAGCATAGAGTTCAAGGTCAAGAAGGCCAAGAAGGAGGGTGAGAGCAATGCCTGA